The following proteins are encoded in a genomic region of Streptomyces lunaelactis:
- the ileS gene encoding isoleucine--tRNA ligase: MTPPQYRPVPAQVDLSALEHAVLDFWRESKIFAKSLEQSEGRPEWVFYEGPPTANGMPGAHHIEARVFKDVFPRFRTMRGYHVARKAGWDCHGLPVELAVEKELGFAGKKDIEAYGIAEFNAKCRESVTQHTDAFAELTTRMGYWTDLDDAYRTMDPSYIESVWWSLKEIFNKGLLVQDHRVAPWCPRCGTGLSDHELAQGYETVVDPSVFVRFPLTSGPLAGEAALLVWTTTPWTLVSNTAVAAHPDVTYVVATNGEEKLVVAEPLLEKALGEGWETTGRSFTGAEMERWTYDRPFALVEFPSEAHYIVNAEYVTTEDGTGLVHQSPAFGEEDLKVCRAYGLPVVNPVRPDGTFEEDVPLVGGVFFKKADETLVDDLQARGLLFRHVPYEHSYPHCWRCHTALLYYAQPSWYIRTTAIKDRLLEENENTNWFPDSVKQGRYGDWLNNNIDWALSRNRYWGTPLPIWRCEENHLTCVGSRTELTELTGTDQSALDPHRPFIDDVTFPCPTCQGTATRVPEVIDAWYDSGSMPFAQWGYPYKNKELFEKRYPAQFISEAIDQTRGWFYTLMAVGTLVFDKSSYENVVCLGHILAEDGRKMSKHLGNSLEPIPLMDQHGADAVRWFMAAGGSPWAARRVGHGTIQEVVRKTLLTYWNTVAFQALYARTSNWAPSAADPAPAERTVLDRWLLSELGALVDQVTSALESYDTQRAGKLLSSFVDDLSNWYVRRSRRRFWQGDKAALRTLHDVVETVTRLMAPLTPFITERVWQDLIVPVTPDAPESVHLSTWPAADLDAIDPTLSSQMALVRRLVELGRATRAESGVKTRQPLSRALVAATGFESLPPALHAQITEELNVSSLASLSEVGGSLVDTTAKANFRALGKRFGKGVQAVAKAVAEADAAALSLALRGGNASVSVDGETVSLSPDEVIITETPREGWSVASDSGATVALDLEITPELRLAGLARDAIRLIQEARKNSGLDVADRIAVRWSSSDPSTAEALSAHAELIADEVLATSFTPDEPDAGFGPLFTDEGLSLTFRLRKV; encoded by the coding sequence AGTGGGTGTTCTACGAGGGCCCGCCGACCGCCAACGGCATGCCCGGCGCGCACCACATCGAGGCCCGCGTCTTCAAGGACGTCTTCCCGCGCTTCCGCACCATGCGCGGCTACCACGTCGCCCGCAAGGCCGGCTGGGACTGCCACGGCCTGCCGGTCGAGCTCGCCGTCGAGAAGGAACTCGGCTTCGCGGGCAAGAAGGACATCGAGGCGTACGGCATCGCCGAGTTCAACGCCAAGTGCCGTGAGTCGGTGACCCAGCACACGGACGCCTTCGCCGAGCTGACGACCCGCATGGGTTACTGGACCGACCTCGACGACGCGTACCGCACCATGGACCCGTCGTACATCGAGTCGGTCTGGTGGTCGCTGAAGGAGATCTTCAACAAGGGCCTGCTGGTCCAGGACCACCGCGTCGCCCCCTGGTGCCCCCGCTGCGGCACCGGCCTCTCCGACCACGAGCTGGCGCAGGGGTACGAGACGGTCGTGGACCCGTCCGTCTTCGTCCGCTTCCCGCTGACGAGCGGCCCGCTGGCCGGCGAGGCGGCCCTCCTGGTGTGGACCACCACCCCCTGGACCCTGGTCTCCAACACCGCCGTCGCCGCGCACCCCGACGTCACATACGTCGTCGCGACGAACGGCGAGGAGAAGCTCGTCGTCGCGGAGCCGCTGCTGGAGAAGGCGCTCGGCGAAGGCTGGGAGACCACCGGCCGGTCCTTCACGGGCGCGGAGATGGAGCGCTGGACGTACGACCGCCCCTTCGCCCTGGTGGAGTTCCCCTCGGAGGCCCACTACATCGTCAACGCCGAGTACGTGACGACCGAGGACGGTACGGGTCTGGTCCACCAGTCCCCCGCCTTCGGTGAGGAGGACCTCAAGGTCTGCCGTGCGTACGGCCTGCCGGTGGTCAACCCGGTCCGCCCCGACGGCACCTTCGAGGAGGATGTGCCGCTGGTCGGCGGTGTCTTCTTCAAGAAGGCCGACGAGACCCTCGTGGACGATCTGCAGGCCCGCGGCCTGCTCTTCAGGCACGTCCCGTACGAGCACAGCTACCCGCACTGCTGGCGCTGCCACACGGCGCTGCTCTACTACGCGCAGCCGTCCTGGTACATCCGCACCACGGCCATCAAGGACCGGCTGCTCGAGGAGAACGAGAACACCAACTGGTTCCCCGACTCGGTCAAGCAGGGCCGGTACGGCGACTGGCTGAACAACAACATCGACTGGGCGCTGTCGCGGAACCGCTACTGGGGCACGCCGCTGCCGATCTGGCGCTGCGAGGAGAACCACCTCACCTGCGTCGGCTCGCGCACCGAGCTGACCGAGCTGACGGGCACGGACCAGTCGGCACTGGACCCGCACCGTCCGTTCATCGACGATGTGACGTTCCCCTGCCCGACCTGCCAGGGGACCGCGACGCGCGTCCCCGAGGTCATCGACGCCTGGTACGACTCGGGTTCGATGCCGTTCGCGCAGTGGGGCTATCCGTACAAGAACAAGGAGCTCTTCGAGAAGCGCTATCCGGCGCAGTTCATCTCGGAGGCGATCGACCAGACGCGTGGGTGGTTCTACACGCTGATGGCCGTCGGCACGCTCGTCTTCGACAAGTCCAGTTACGAGAACGTGGTCTGCCTCGGCCACATCCTCGCCGAGGACGGCCGCAAGATGTCCAAGCACCTGGGCAACAGCCTGGAGCCGATCCCGCTGATGGACCAGCACGGCGCCGACGCGGTCCGCTGGTTCATGGCGGCCGGCGGCTCCCCGTGGGCGGCGCGGCGCGTGGGCCACGGCACGATCCAGGAGGTCGTCCGCAAGACGCTCCTGACGTACTGGAACACGGTGGCCTTCCAGGCGCTGTACGCCCGTACGTCCAACTGGGCGCCGTCCGCGGCGGATCCGGCGCCGGCCGAGCGCACGGTCCTGGACCGCTGGCTGCTGAGCGAGCTGGGCGCGCTGGTGGACCAGGTCACTTCGGCCCTGGAGTCGTACGACACCCAGCGCGCCGGCAAGCTCCTCTCCTCGTTCGTCGACGATCTGTCCAACTGGTACGTACGCCGCTCGCGCCGCCGCTTCTGGCAGGGCGACAAGGCGGCACTGCGCACCCTGCACGACGTGGTCGAGACGGTCACCCGCCTGATGGCTCCGCTGACCCCCTTCATCACGGAGCGGGTCTGGCAGGACCTGATCGTCCCGGTGACGCCGGACGCGCCCGAGTCGGTCCACCTGTCGACCTGGCCGGCAGCCGACCTGGACGCGATCGACCCCACGCTCTCCTCCCAGATGGCGCTGGTGCGCAGGCTGGTGGAGCTGGGCCGCGCGACGCGTGCGGAGTCGGGTGTCAAGACCCGTCAGCCGCTGTCCCGCGCGCTGGTCGCGGCGACGGGCTTCGAGTCGCTCCCGCCCGCGTTGCACGCCCAGATCACGGAGGAGCTGAACGTCTCGTCCCTGGCCTCTCTCTCGGAGGTCGGCGGCTCACTGGTCGACACGACGGCCAAGGCGAACTTCCGCGCGCTGGGCAAGCGCTTCGGCAAGGGCGTCCAGGCGGTGGCGAAGGCGGTCGCCGAGGCGGACGCGGCGGCACTGTCCCTGGCCCTGCGCGGGGGCAACGCGTCGGTCTCCGTGGACGGCGAGACCGTCTCCCTCTCCCCGGACGAGGTCATCATCACGGAGACCCCGCGCGAGGGCTGGTCGGTGGCCTCCGACTCGGGCGCGACGGTCGCCCTGGACCTGGAGATCACTCCGGAGCTCCGCCTGGCGGGCCTGGCGCGTGACGCGATCCGCCTGATCCAGGAGGCCCGCAAGAACAGCGGCCTGGACGTGGCGGACCGGATCGCGGTGCGCTGGTCCTCCTCGGACCCGTCGACGGCGGAGGCACTGTCGGCGCATGCGGAGCTGATCGCGGACGAGGTGCTGGCGACGAGCTTCACGCCGGACGAGCCGGACGCCGGCTTCGGCCCCCTGTTCACGGACGAGGGCCTGTCCCTGACGTTCCGCCTCCGCAAGGTCTGA
- a CDS encoding DivIVA domain-containing protein — protein sequence MPLTPEDVRNKQFTTVRLREGYDEDEVDAFLDEVESELTRLLRENEDLRAKLAAATRAAAQNQQQQGMRKPPEQQDGRGPGAPVPAAISGPPVQQQPPQMGPPQLPGGAPQLPAGPSHGGPQGPHGHGPMQGGPMGGPMGGPMGGHGPQMPQQGPGGDSAARVLSLAQQTADQAIAEARSEANKIVGEARSRAEGLERDARAKADALERDAQEKHRVAMGSLESARATLERKVEDLRGFEREYRTRLKSYLESQLRQLETQADDSLAPPRGPVAASLPPSPSMAPAGAGAMGHTMGGNPSMGQSMGQPMGGNPSMGGAPSYGGQQQMSPAMTQPMAPVRPQAPQPMQQAPSPMRGFLIDEDDN from the coding sequence ATGCCGCTGACTCCCGAGGACGTGCGGAACAAGCAGTTCACGACCGTCCGCCTCCGAGAAGGCTATGACGAGGACGAGGTTGATGCCTTCCTCGATGAGGTCGAGTCCGAGCTGACCCGCCTGCTCCGCGAGAACGAGGACCTGCGCGCCAAGCTGGCCGCGGCGACCCGTGCGGCGGCGCAGAACCAGCAGCAGCAAGGTATGCGCAAGCCGCCGGAGCAGCAGGACGGCCGTGGGCCCGGTGCACCGGTGCCCGCCGCCATATCCGGACCGCCGGTCCAGCAGCAGCCCCCGCAGATGGGTCCGCCCCAGCTGCCCGGTGGTGCGCCGCAGCTGCCCGCCGGCCCCAGCCACGGTGGCCCGCAGGGCCCGCACGGCCACGGCCCGATGCAGGGCGGTCCCATGGGTGGACCGATGGGCGGCCCCATGGGCGGTCACGGTCCGCAGATGCCGCAGCAGGGACCTGGCGGCGACAGTGCCGCGCGTGTGCTCTCGCTGGCGCAGCAGACCGCCGACCAGGCGATCGCGGAGGCCCGTTCCGAGGCCAACAAGATCGTCGGCGAGGCGCGCAGCCGCGCCGAGGGCCTGGAGCGGGATGCCCGCGCCAAGGCCGATGCACTGGAGCGGGACGCTCAGGAGAAGCACCGCGTCGCGATGGGCTCGCTGGAGTCCGCGCGCGCCACGCTGGAGCGCAAGGTCGAGGACCTGCGAGGCTTCGAGCGCGAGTACCGGACCCGGCTGAAGTCGTACCTGGAGAGCCAGCTGCGTCAGCTGGAGACCCAGGCGGACGACTCGCTGGCGCCGCCGCGGGGGCCCGTGGCCGCTTCGCTGCCGCCGTCGCCCTCGATGGCTCCGGCCGGTGCGGGTGCGATGGGTCACACCATGGGTGGCAACCCGTCCATGGGGCAGTCGATGGGCCAGCCGATGGGTGGCAACCCGTCCATGGGCGGTGCCCCGTCGTACGGCGGCCAGCAGCAGATGTCGCCGGCGATGACCCAGCCGATGGCACCGGTGCGGCCGCAGGCGCCGCAGCCGATGCAGCAGGCGCCGTCGCCGATGCGTGGGTTCCTGATCGACGAGGACGACAACTGA
- a CDS encoding YggT family protein: MGVALQVVYIALMCFLIVLIFRLVMDYVFQFARSWQPGKAMVVVLEATYTVTDPPLKLLRRFIPPLRLGGVALDLSFFVLMIIVYILISIVNNFASSV; the protein is encoded by the coding sequence ATGGGCGTCGCACTACAGGTGGTCTACATCGCGCTGATGTGCTTCCTCATCGTGCTGATTTTCCGGCTGGTCATGGACTACGTTTTTCAGTTCGCGCGCTCATGGCAACCCGGCAAGGCGATGGTGGTCGTTCTGGAGGCCACCTACACTGTCACCGATCCACCGCTCAAGCTTTTGCGGCGGTTCATCCCGCCGTTGCGTCTCGGGGGCGTGGCACTCGACCTGTCCTTCTTCGTTCTGATGATCATCGTCTACATCCTGATCAGCATCGTGAACAACTTTGCGAGCAGCGTGTGA
- a CDS encoding cell division protein SepF: MAGAMRKMAVYLGLVEDDGYDGRGFDPDDDFEPEPEPERDHRRHQPPHQVEREEPMRVVQPPAQREPVPLLAESGRPARIAPVASITPERPSLEKNAPVIMPKVVSEREPYRITTLHPRTYNEARTIGEHFREGTPVIMNLTEMDDTDAKRLVDFAAGLVFGLHGSIERVTQKVFLLSPANVDVTAEDKARIAEGGFFNQS; this comes from the coding sequence ATGGCCGGCGCGATGCGCAAGATGGCGGTCTACCTCGGCCTCGTGGAGGACGATGGGTACGACGGCCGGGGTTTCGATCCCGATGACGATTTCGAACCCGAGCCGGAGCCCGAGCGGGACCACCGCCGGCACCAGCCCCCGCACCAGGTGGAGCGGGAAGAGCCGATGCGGGTGGTGCAGCCCCCCGCGCAGCGCGAGCCGGTTCCGCTTCTCGCTGAAAGTGGACGTCCGGCACGAATCGCCCCCGTGGCATCCATCACACCTGAACGTCCGAGCCTGGAGAAGAACGCACCGGTGATCATGCCCAAGGTCGTGTCCGAGCGGGAGCCGTACCGCATCACCACGCTGCACCCGCGGACCTATAACGAGGCCCGTACCATCGGGGAACACTTCCGCGAGGGCACCCCGGTGATCATGAATCTCACGGAGATGGACGACACGGACGCGAAGCGACTTGTCGACTTTGCCGCGGGACTCGTCTTCGGCCTGCATGGCAGCATTGAGCGGGTGACGCAGAAGGTGTTCCTGTTGTCGCCTGCTAACGTCGATGTCACGGCGGAGGACAAGGCCCGCATCGCAGAGGGCGGGTTCTTCAACCAGAGCTGA
- a CDS encoding YggS family pyridoxal phosphate-dependent enzyme yields the protein MTDRKKELAGGLATVEERISAACAAAGRKREEVTLIVVTKTYPASDVRLLHELGVRNVAENRDQDAAPKAAACSDLDLTWHFVGQLQTNKVRSVAGYADVVQSVDRLKLVSLLSAAAIRAERELGCLIQVALDAESGERGERGGVAPDGIGELATAVAEAPGLRLDGLMTVAPLAGPYAGRQQAAFERLMEFSSSLRAGHPAANMVSAGMSADLEQAVAAGATHVRVGTAVLGDRPRLG from the coding sequence ATGACGGACCGGAAGAAAGAACTCGCGGGCGGTCTGGCGACCGTGGAGGAACGTATCTCCGCAGCCTGCGCGGCCGCGGGCCGCAAGCGGGAGGAGGTGACCCTCATCGTGGTCACCAAGACCTACCCCGCGAGCGATGTACGGCTGCTCCACGAACTCGGCGTGCGGAATGTCGCCGAGAACCGTGACCAGGACGCGGCCCCCAAGGCCGCCGCCTGCTCGGATCTGGACCTCACATGGCACTTCGTCGGACAGTTGCAGACCAACAAGGTCCGTTCTGTGGCGGGTTATGCCGATGTGGTGCAGTCCGTTGACCGTCTCAAGCTCGTTTCCCTCCTGTCCGCCGCCGCGATCCGGGCGGAGCGTGAGCTCGGCTGTCTGATCCAGGTCGCGCTCGACGCCGAGTCGGGCGAGCGCGGTGAGCGGGGTGGCGTCGCACCGGACGGCATCGGGGAGTTGGCCACCGCGGTGGCCGAAGCACCAGGACTGCGGCTCGACGGACTGATGACCGTCGCGCCGCTCGCCGGACCGTACGCGGGGCGGCAACAGGCGGCGTTCGAGCGGCTGATGGAATTCTCATCCAGCCTGCGCGCCGGGCATCCGGCTGCGAACATGGTGTCAGCAGGGATGAGTGCGGACCTCGAACAAGCAGTGGCGGCCGGAGCGACACATGTGCGCGTCGGCACTGCGGTACTCGGAGACCGACCCCGGCTCGGGTAA